In Geobacillus kaustophilus, a genomic segment contains:
- the hisG gene encoding ATP phosphoribosyltransferase, with product MLTIAMPKGRIFEEAVELLRRADYTLPPEFTESRKLVIEVAEEQMRFILAKPMDVVTYVEHGVADLGIAGKDVLMEEERDVYELLDLQISRCHLAVAGLPGAKMNEIAPRVATKYPNVASTYFREQGEQVEIIRLNGSIELAPLIGLADRIVDIVSTGRTLKENGLVELERIAEVTSRLIVNPASYRLNGGAIERLVDRLAAVIPER from the coding sequence ATGCTGACGATTGCCATGCCAAAAGGGCGCATTTTTGAAGAGGCGGTCGAGCTGCTGCGACGGGCGGATTATACGCTCCCGCCGGAGTTTACCGAGTCGCGCAAGCTCGTGATCGAGGTGGCGGAGGAACAGATGCGCTTTATTTTGGCGAAACCGATGGATGTGGTTACCTATGTCGAGCATGGGGTCGCTGATTTGGGCATTGCTGGAAAAGACGTGTTGATGGAAGAAGAACGGGATGTGTACGAATTGCTCGATTTGCAAATCAGCCGCTGCCATTTGGCGGTCGCCGGGCTGCCCGGCGCCAAGATGAACGAAATCGCGCCGCGGGTGGCGACGAAATACCCGAATGTCGCGTCAACGTATTTTCGCGAACAAGGCGAGCAAGTCGAAATCATCCGCCTAAACGGCTCGATCGAGCTCGCCCCACTGATCGGATTGGCCGACCGGATCGTCGATATCGTTTCGACCGGACGGACGCTTAAAGAAAATGGGCTTGTGGAACTCGAACGGATTGCCGAGGTGACGTCGCGCCTCATCGTCAATCCGGCGAGCTATCGTCTGAATGGCGGGGCGATTGAGCGGTTGGTCGATCGATTGGCGGCGGTGATTCCTGAGCGGTAA
- a CDS encoding nucleoside recognition domain-containing protein: MTGTLQRGVLAGLKTAWALGKIIFPVTLILALLQPTPLFSWLIDFVTPFMKWFGLSGDAAVPLVLGNLLGLYAAIGAMLTIEFTVKEVFILAVMLSFSHNLIVESSVASRTGMSVWLMIVVRVGLAVVSGLLIAHLWDGGKEIAQYGFVTHEAAPPSDWGEIILAALKKAATGIVQLVMIVIPLMTVIQILKERHWIETVSRWMAPATKMLGMSANTSLTLAAGFVFGLAYGAGVMIQAAKEDGVSKRDLTLAFIFLVSCHAVVEDTLIFVPLGIPVWPLLVIRLITAVLLTMAVAHIWRRIEHPTRKEAAS, from the coding sequence ATGACAGGAACGTTGCAGCGCGGTGTGCTCGCCGGGCTGAAGACCGCATGGGCGCTTGGCAAAATCATTTTTCCGGTGACGCTCATTTTAGCGCTGTTGCAGCCGACGCCGCTGTTTTCGTGGCTCATTGATTTTGTCACCCCGTTCATGAAATGGTTCGGCCTATCGGGCGATGCGGCCGTGCCGCTTGTGCTCGGCAATTTGCTTGGGCTGTATGCGGCGATCGGGGCGATGCTGACGATTGAGTTTACGGTGAAAGAAGTATTCATTCTCGCTGTCATGCTTTCGTTTTCCCATAACTTGATCGTCGAGTCATCCGTCGCCTCGCGCACCGGCATGAGCGTTTGGCTCATGATCGTCGTGCGCGTCGGACTGGCCGTTGTGTCGGGACTGTTGATCGCCCATCTATGGGACGGGGGGAAGGAGATCGCCCAATATGGGTTTGTCACGCATGAAGCCGCGCCGCCGTCCGATTGGGGAGAGATCATCTTGGCGGCGCTGAAAAAAGCGGCCACCGGCATCGTGCAGCTTGTCATGATTGTCATTCCGCTCATGACGGTCATTCAAATTTTAAAAGAACGCCACTGGATCGAGACGGTTTCGCGCTGGATGGCGCCGGCGACCAAGATGCTCGGCATGAGCGCAAACACGTCGCTCACGCTCGCCGCCGGGTTTGTGTTCGGCCTCGCTTACGGAGCTGGCGTCATGATTCAGGCGGCGAAAGAGGACGGCGTCTCGAAGCGCGACTTGACGCTGGCGTTCATTTTTCTCGTGTCTTGCCATGCGGTCGTCGAAGATACGCTCATTTTCGTCCCGCTTGGCATTCCCGTATGGCCGCTGTTAGTGATCCGCTTGATTACAGCCGTGCTGTTGACGATGGCGGTGGCGCACATTTGGCGCCGCATTGAACATCCGACTAGAAAGGAAGCCGCTTCATGA
- the hisA gene encoding 1-(5-phosphoribosyl)-5-[(5-phosphoribosylamino)methylideneamino]imidazole-4-carboxamide isomerase — protein sequence MAAFTIYPAIDMRGGKCVRLLQGDYNKETVYGDSPVAMAEQFAAQGAAWIHMVDLDGAKEGRRVNDRFVVEAARKLSVRVQVGGGIRTEEDIVYYLENGVARVILGSAAIADPPFVKEMLKKYGRRIVIGIDARDGFVATEGWLATSNVKAEELGQMLAEAGAETFIFTDIATDGTLSGPNIAAAVRLAEATGKEVIASGGVSSLDDLRALHEQAERGIGGAIVGKALYTNQFTLAEALKAVNER from the coding sequence ATGGCGGCGTTTACGATTTATCCGGCCATAGATATGCGCGGCGGCAAGTGCGTTCGTTTGCTTCAAGGCGATTACAATAAAGAAACGGTGTACGGCGATTCGCCGGTCGCGATGGCCGAGCAATTCGCCGCCCAAGGGGCGGCATGGATTCATATGGTCGATTTGGACGGGGCGAAAGAAGGGCGGCGCGTCAACGACCGGTTTGTTGTCGAAGCGGCGCGGAAGCTTTCCGTCCGTGTGCAAGTCGGCGGCGGCATCCGGACGGAAGAGGATATTGTGTATTATTTGGAAAACGGGGTCGCCCGCGTCATTTTAGGAAGCGCGGCCATTGCCGATCCGCCGTTTGTGAAAGAGATGCTGAAAAAATACGGCCGCCGCATCGTGATTGGCATTGACGCCCGCGACGGCTTCGTAGCGACAGAAGGGTGGCTTGCGACGTCAAACGTGAAAGCGGAAGAACTCGGGCAAATGCTTGCCGAGGCGGGGGCGGAGACGTTTATTTTCACCGATATTGCGACCGACGGCACGCTGTCAGGCCCGAACATCGCGGCCGCGGTCCGGTTGGCCGAGGCGACGGGGAAAGAAGTGATCGCTTCTGGCGGCGTCAGCTCGCTTGATGATTTGCGCGCGCTTCATGAACAGGCTGAGCGCGGCATCGGCGGTGCGATCGTCGGCAAGGCGCTGTACACAAACCAATTTACGCTTGCGGAAGCGTTAAAGGCGGTGAACGAGCGATGA
- the hisF gene encoding imidazole glycerol phosphate synthase subunit HisF: MITKRIIPCLDVKDGRVVKGVQFVQLRDAGDPVELAKAYDEQGADELVFLDISASHEGRKTMVDVVERVAAQLAIPFTVGGGIHSLDDMKRMLRAGADKVSLNTAAVLHPSLITEGADFFGSQCIVVAIDAKYDETLGSWRVYTHGGRNATEWEVVAWAWEAVRLGAGEILLTSMDADGGKNGFDIELTRRVSEAVSVPVIASGGAGKAEHFLQAFEEGKADAALAASIFHYKETSVGQVKAYLREKGVNVR; this comes from the coding sequence ATGATCACGAAGCGCATCATCCCGTGCCTCGATGTGAAAGACGGCCGCGTCGTCAAAGGGGTGCAGTTTGTTCAGCTGCGCGATGCCGGCGATCCGGTGGAGCTCGCGAAGGCGTACGATGAGCAAGGGGCGGACGAGCTCGTGTTTTTGGACATTTCTGCTTCTCATGAGGGGCGGAAGACGATGGTCGATGTCGTCGAGCGCGTCGCCGCCCAGCTTGCGATTCCGTTTACGGTTGGCGGCGGCATTCATTCGCTCGACGATATGAAGCGCATGTTGCGCGCCGGCGCCGATAAAGTGTCGCTTAACACCGCCGCGGTGCTCCATCCATCATTGATCACCGAAGGGGCGGACTTTTTCGGCTCGCAATGCATCGTCGTCGCCATTGACGCGAAATACGATGAAACGCTTGGCTCATGGCGCGTCTATACGCACGGCGGCCGCAACGCGACGGAATGGGAAGTCGTCGCTTGGGCGTGGGAAGCGGTGCGCCTTGGCGCCGGGGAGATTTTGTTAACGAGCATGGACGCCGACGGCGGCAAAAACGGCTTTGATATTGAGTTGACACGAAGAGTGAGCGAAGCGGTCAGCGTTCCGGTCATTGCGTCCGGCGGCGCCGGCAAGGCGGAGCATTTCCTTCAAGCTTTTGAAGAGGGGAAAGCGGACGCGGCGCTGGCGGCATCGATTTTCCACTACAAAGAGACGTCGGTTGGACAAGTGAAAGCGTACTTAAGAGAAAAAGGGGTGAACGTGCGGTGA
- the hprK gene encoding HPr(Ser) kinase/phosphatase has translation MPKVRTKDIIEQFQLELVSGAEGIYRPITTSDLSRPGIEMAGYFAYYPAERLQLLGRTELSFYETLTPEEKKSRMERLCTDITPGIIVSRGLEVPPELIEASERQSVPVMRSTMKTTRLSSRLTNYLESKLAPTTAVHGVLVDVYGVGVLITGKSGVGKSETALELVKRGHRLVADDCVEIRQEDEDTLVGSAPELIEHLLEIRGLGIINMMTLFGAGAVRTHKRISLVVDLELWDPEKQYDRLGLEEEKVKILDTELPKLTIPVRPGRNLAVIVEVAAMNFRLKRLGVNAAEEFSARLSDAIEDGAHDYD, from the coding sequence ATGCCGAAAGTGCGGACGAAAGACATCATTGAACAGTTCCAGCTCGAGCTCGTAAGCGGCGCCGAGGGCATTTATCGGCCGATTACGACGAGCGACTTGTCGCGGCCGGGGATTGAAATGGCCGGCTATTTCGCCTACTATCCGGCGGAGCGCTTGCAGCTGCTCGGACGGACGGAGCTTTCGTTTTACGAAACGTTGACGCCGGAAGAAAAAAAGTCGCGGATGGAGCGGCTTTGCACGGACATTACGCCGGGCATCATCGTCTCGCGCGGACTTGAGGTGCCGCCGGAGCTGATCGAAGCGTCCGAGCGACAGTCAGTGCCGGTGATGCGCTCGACGATGAAAACGACCCGTCTGTCAAGCCGGTTGACAAACTATTTAGAAAGCAAGCTCGCTCCGACGACGGCGGTGCACGGGGTGCTTGTCGATGTGTACGGCGTCGGGGTATTGATCACCGGCAAAAGCGGCGTCGGCAAAAGCGAAACGGCGCTCGAACTCGTGAAACGCGGCCATCGTCTTGTCGCCGACGACTGCGTCGAAATCCGTCAAGAAGATGAAGATACGCTCGTTGGCAGCGCACCGGAGCTGATCGAGCATTTGCTCGAGATTCGCGGCCTTGGCATCATTAATATGATGACGCTGTTCGGCGCAGGGGCGGTGCGGACGCATAAGCGCATTTCGCTCGTCGTCGATTTGGAGCTTTGGGACCCGGAGAAGCAGTACGACCGGCTTGGTTTGGAAGAAGAGAAAGTGAAAATTTTGGATACCGAACTGCCGAAATTAACGATTCCGGTCCGCCCGGGGCGCAACTTGGCGGTGATCGTCGAAGTGGCGGCGATGAACTTCCGGCTGAAGCGGCTCGGGGTCAACGCGGCCGAGGAATTTTCCGCACGGCTGAGCGACGCCATCGAAGACGGCGCGCATGATTACGATTGA
- a CDS encoding acyltransferase — translation MRRTTKYPVQGANSLWQLYRTVSFWKVLKNVIIIQIGRYTPFLPLKNWLYRTFLGMKIGEQTALAFMVMPDILFPEKIQIGRNCVIGYNTTILAHEYLVDEYRLGDVVIGDEVMIGANSTILPGVVIGDRAVVAAGTVVHKDVPPGAMAAGCPMRIVRRNEPPSD, via the coding sequence GTGAGACGGACGACAAAATACCCCGTTCAAGGGGCGAACTCGCTCTGGCAGTTGTACCGCACCGTATCGTTTTGGAAGGTGCTGAAAAACGTCATCATCATTCAAATCGGGCGCTACACGCCGTTTTTGCCGCTGAAAAACTGGCTGTACCGCACCTTTCTCGGCATGAAAATCGGCGAGCAAACGGCGCTCGCCTTTATGGTCATGCCGGATATTCTCTTCCCGGAAAAAATCCAAATCGGCCGCAATTGCGTCATCGGCTACAACACGACGATTCTCGCCCACGAATATTTAGTGGACGAATACCGACTTGGCGATGTGGTGATCGGCGACGAGGTGATGATCGGCGCGAACTCGACGATTTTGCCCGGTGTGGTGATCGGCGACCGCGCGGTAGTGGCCGCTGGGACGGTCGTCCATAAAGACGTCCCGCCCGGGGCGATGGCCGCCGGTTGCCCGATGCGCATCGTCCGCAGGAATGAACCGCCTTCCGATTGA
- the ppaX gene encoding pyrophosphatase PpaX, protein MTIRTILFDLDGTLIDTNELIIQSFLHTLGMYYPGRYGREDVLPFIGPSLYETFGSLDPERAEEMVVAYRAFNHAHHDELIREFDTVYETIETLHRHGFRLGVVTTKMHDTALMGLRKTRLEPFFSCVIGLDDVERPKPDPEPIYKALEALQSTPSEALMVGDNYHDILAGKNAGVKTAGVAWAIKGRGHLEQYEPDYMLEKMSDLLAIVGINE, encoded by the coding sequence ATGACGATTCGCACGATTTTGTTTGATCTTGACGGCACGTTGATTGATACAAATGAGCTCATCATCCAGTCGTTTTTGCATACGCTAGGGATGTATTACCCGGGCCGCTACGGGCGCGAGGACGTCTTGCCGTTTATCGGCCCGTCGCTGTATGAAACGTTCGGCTCGCTTGACCCGGAACGAGCCGAGGAGATGGTGGTCGCCTATCGCGCGTTCAACCATGCCCATCATGACGAATTGATCCGCGAGTTTGACACGGTGTATGAGACGATTGAAACGCTCCATCGCCACGGCTTCCGCCTCGGCGTCGTGACGACGAAAATGCATGACACCGCGCTGATGGGCTTGCGAAAAACGCGTTTAGAGCCGTTTTTTTCATGCGTCATTGGCTTGGACGACGTCGAACGGCCGAAGCCGGATCCCGAGCCCATTTATAAAGCGCTCGAGGCGTTGCAGTCAACGCCTTCGGAAGCGCTCATGGTCGGAGACAACTACCACGACATTTTGGCCGGCAAAAACGCCGGGGTAAAAACAGCCGGCGTCGCCTGGGCGATTAAAGGCCGCGGCCATTTGGAACAATATGAACCGGACTATATGCTGGAAAAAATGAGCGATTTGTTGGCCATTGTCGGCATCAACGAATGA
- the hisD gene encoding histidinol dehydrogenase, giving the protein MKIERVRGGVSLRRTIESGTEEQRRAVLDIIAAVRARGDAALKEYTERFDGVRLDSLKVTEEEMKRAHASMSAEMLEIIREAAANIRDYHERQKRQSWLMTKEDGTILGQKVTPLDAVGLYVPGGTAAYPSSVLMNVIPAQVAGVKRIVITSPPNKGGTLPAGVLAAAYELGVTELYKVGGAQAIAALAYGTETIRPVDKIFGPGNIYVALAKREVFGHVAIDMIAGPSEIVVLADETAHADEIAADLLSQAEHDVRASAVLVTPSMKLALAVASEVERQLETLPRRDIAQAALESYGAIYVTETLAEAVDVVNELAPEHLEVMTAEPMELLGRLRHAGAMFFGRFSSEPVGDYFAGPNHVLPTNGTARFSSGLSVDEFVKKSSVIVYSEAALKQHGEKIAAFARLEGLEAHARAIEVRLKKGE; this is encoded by the coding sequence ATGAAAATCGAACGGGTCCGGGGCGGCGTGTCACTAAGGCGCACGATTGAAAGCGGAACGGAGGAACAGCGGCGTGCGGTGCTCGATATCATCGCCGCCGTGCGCGCCCGCGGTGATGCGGCGCTCAAAGAATATACAGAACGGTTTGACGGTGTCCGCTTGGATTCGCTAAAGGTGACGGAAGAGGAAATGAAGCGCGCGCATGCGTCCATGAGCGCGGAAATGCTGGAGATCATTCGTGAAGCGGCGGCCAACATTCGCGACTACCATGAGCGGCAAAAGCGCCAATCATGGTTGATGACGAAAGAAGACGGCACGATTCTCGGGCAAAAGGTGACGCCGCTCGATGCGGTCGGGTTGTACGTGCCGGGCGGGACGGCCGCCTATCCGTCGTCCGTGCTCATGAACGTCATTCCCGCACAAGTGGCGGGGGTGAAGCGGATTGTCATTACGTCGCCGCCAAACAAAGGCGGCACGCTCCCGGCTGGGGTGCTGGCCGCTGCGTATGAACTCGGCGTGACGGAACTATACAAAGTCGGCGGCGCGCAGGCGATTGCCGCGCTGGCGTACGGAACGGAGACGATTCGGCCGGTTGACAAAATTTTCGGGCCGGGCAATATTTATGTGGCGCTGGCGAAGCGGGAAGTGTTCGGGCATGTGGCGATCGACATGATCGCCGGGCCGAGCGAAATCGTTGTGCTCGCGGATGAAACGGCCCATGCAGATGAGATTGCGGCGGATTTGTTGTCCCAAGCCGAGCATGACGTGCGGGCGTCGGCCGTTTTGGTGACGCCGTCGATGAAACTGGCCTTGGCGGTGGCGAGTGAAGTCGAACGGCAGCTGGAGACGCTGCCGCGCCGCGACATCGCCCAAGCGGCGCTTGAGAGTTACGGCGCCATTTACGTCACCGAGACGCTTGCAGAAGCGGTCGATGTCGTGAACGAACTGGCGCCGGAGCATTTGGAAGTGATGACGGCCGAACCGATGGAGTTGCTTGGTCGGCTCCGCCATGCGGGAGCGATGTTTTTCGGCCGCTTCAGCTCCGAGCCGGTCGGCGACTATTTCGCCGGGCCGAACCACGTGCTGCCGACGAACGGGACAGCCAGGTTCTCAAGCGGCTTGAGCGTCGATGAGTTTGTGAAAAAATCAAGCGTGATCGTTTACAGTGAAGCCGCATTGAAACAACATGGAGAAAAAATCGCCGCCTTCGCCCGCCTCGAGGGGCTTGAGGCGCACGCGCGCGCCATTGAGGTGCGGCTGAAGAAAGGGGAATGA
- the hisIE gene encoding bifunctional phosphoribosyl-AMP cyclohydrolase/phosphoribosyl-ATP diphosphatase HisIE yields the protein MTADIRFDDNGLVPAIVQDAQSKEVLTLAYMNKESLEKTLETGETWFYSRSRQELWHKGATSGNVQRVVDIRYDCDADALLVLVEPAGPACHTGAYSCFAHSLDGAARTPRADRFAILNELEQIIAKRDAERPEGAYTTYLFEKGVDKILKKVGEEAAEVIIAAKNRSHDELKWEAADLLYHLLVLLREQKLPLDALLETLAERHAQKAGAGDKK from the coding sequence GTGACGGCGGACATTCGGTTTGACGACAACGGGCTCGTGCCCGCGATCGTCCAAGATGCGCAAAGCAAGGAAGTGCTCACGCTCGCCTATATGAATAAAGAGTCGCTCGAGAAAACGCTGGAGACCGGTGAAACATGGTTTTACAGCCGCTCGCGCCAAGAACTATGGCATAAAGGGGCGACATCGGGGAACGTCCAGCGCGTTGTCGACATCCGCTACGACTGCGACGCCGATGCGCTGCTCGTTCTCGTCGAGCCGGCCGGTCCGGCGTGCCATACGGGGGCGTATTCGTGTTTTGCGCACTCGCTTGACGGCGCGGCGCGCACACCGCGGGCTGACCGATTCGCCATTTTGAACGAGCTCGAACAGATCATCGCCAAGCGCGACGCCGAACGGCCGGAAGGGGCGTACACGACGTATTTGTTTGAAAAAGGCGTCGATAAAATTTTGAAAAAAGTCGGCGAAGAAGCGGCGGAAGTCATTATCGCGGCGAAAAACCGGAGTCATGACGAGCTGAAATGGGAAGCGGCTGACTTGCTGTATCATTTGCTTGTTTTGTTGCGCGAACAAAAGCTGCCGCTTGATGCGTTGCTTGAAACACTTGCCGAGCGGCACGCGCAAAAGGCAGGAGCGGGCGACAAAAAATAA
- the hisB gene encoding imidazoleglycerol-phosphate dehydratase HisB, which translates to MAREATITRTTNETSIQLSLSLDGEGKAELETGVPFLTHMLDLFAKHGQFDLRIEAKGDTHIDDHHTTEDIGICLGQAIKAALGDKKGIKRYGNAFVPMDDALAQVVIDLSSRPHFEFRGEFPSSKVGAFDVELVHEFLWKLALEARMNLHVIVHYGRNTHHMIEAVFKALGRALDEATMIDPRVKGVPSTKGML; encoded by the coding sequence ATGGCAAGGGAAGCGACGATCACAAGAACGACGAACGAGACAAGCATTCAGTTATCGCTTTCGTTGGATGGCGAAGGGAAGGCGGAACTGGAAACGGGCGTGCCGTTTTTGACCCATATGCTCGATTTGTTTGCGAAACACGGCCAGTTCGATTTGCGCATTGAGGCGAAAGGCGACACGCATATTGACGACCACCATACGACGGAAGACATCGGCATTTGCCTCGGGCAGGCGATCAAAGCGGCGCTTGGCGACAAAAAAGGAATCAAGCGGTACGGCAACGCGTTTGTGCCGATGGATGACGCCTTGGCCCAAGTCGTGATCGACTTGAGCAGCCGCCCGCATTTTGAGTTTCGCGGCGAGTTTCCGTCATCGAAAGTCGGTGCGTTTGATGTCGAGCTCGTGCATGAGTTTTTATGGAAGCTGGCGCTTGAAGCGCGCATGAACTTGCACGTCATCGTCCATTACGGGCGCAATACGCACCATATGATCGAGGCGGTGTTCAAGGCGCTCGGGAGGGCGTTGGATGAAGCGACGATGATCGACCCGCGCGTCAAAGGCGTGCCGTCGACGAAAGGGATGCTGTAG
- a CDS encoding ATP phosphoribosyltransferase regulatory subunit, with amino-acid sequence MAKKLFMFEKPLGMRDTLPFLYELKKQVRSVMAEEIERWGYEFMETPTLEYYDTVGAASAIADHRLFKLLDQQGHTLVLRPDMTAPIARVAASRLYEDGNPLRLAYNANVFRAQQREGGRPAEFEQIGVELIGDGTVTADAEVISLMVSLLKRAGLGRFSVAVGHIGYVNALFLEILGNEERASVLRRFLYEKNYVGYREHVKSLPLSSIDQKRLLDLLSLRGGAAALETAKTLVTSEEGRRAADELAALMAALRTYGVAEAVKLDMALVSHMSYYTGILFEVYAEQVGFPIGNGGRYDDLLAKFSRPAPATGFGLRVDRLIEAIGETDVRGDIECIVFSQERLAEAVELAEAKRAEGKRVVLQHIAGIGDIDSYSQRYRSIVYLLGRSGQ; translated from the coding sequence ATGGCAAAAAAGCTGTTCATGTTTGAAAAACCGTTGGGCATGCGCGATACGCTGCCGTTTTTATATGAGTTGAAAAAGCAAGTGCGCTCGGTGATGGCGGAAGAAATTGAGCGCTGGGGGTACGAGTTTATGGAAACGCCGACGCTTGAGTATTATGACACGGTCGGGGCGGCGTCGGCGATTGCCGATCATCGGCTGTTTAAGCTCCTCGATCAGCAAGGGCATACGCTCGTGCTCCGACCTGATATGACGGCGCCGATCGCCCGGGTGGCGGCGTCGCGGTTGTATGAAGACGGCAATCCGCTCCGGCTGGCGTACAACGCCAATGTGTTCCGCGCCCAGCAGCGCGAAGGGGGGCGGCCGGCGGAGTTCGAACAGATTGGCGTCGAGCTGATCGGCGACGGCACGGTGACGGCTGATGCCGAAGTGATCAGTTTGATGGTCTCGCTGCTGAAACGGGCTGGACTCGGGCGCTTTTCGGTGGCGGTCGGTCATATCGGCTATGTCAATGCGCTATTTTTGGAGATTTTAGGGAATGAAGAGCGGGCGAGTGTATTGCGTCGTTTCTTGTATGAAAAAAATTACGTCGGCTACCGCGAACACGTGAAGTCGCTGCCGCTTTCGTCGATCGATCAAAAACGGCTGTTGGATCTTCTTTCGTTGCGCGGCGGTGCGGCGGCGCTCGAGACGGCGAAAACGCTGGTGACGAGCGAGGAAGGACGGCGAGCGGCTGATGAGCTGGCGGCGCTCATGGCGGCGCTTCGTACGTACGGAGTGGCCGAGGCGGTGAAGCTCGATATGGCGTTGGTCAGCCATATGAGCTACTACACGGGCATTTTGTTTGAAGTGTACGCTGAGCAAGTTGGATTCCCGATCGGCAACGGCGGCCGGTATGATGATTTATTGGCGAAGTTTTCGCGACCTGCGCCGGCGACGGGGTTTGGCTTGCGCGTCGACCGGTTGATCGAGGCGATCGGGGAAACGGATGTGCGCGGCGACATCGAGTGCATCGTGTTCAGTCAGGAGCGGCTTGCGGAAGCGGTGGAGCTGGCGGAAGCGAAACGGGCGGAAGGCAAGCGCGTTGTCTTGCAGCATATCGCCGGCATTGGCGATATTGACTCTTACAGCCAGCGCTATCGGTCGATCGTCTATTTGCTTGGCCGCAGCGGGCAGTGA
- the lgt gene encoding prolipoprotein diacylglyceryl transferase: MDSTIQPLDRVFLHLGPITIYWYGVIIGTGVLIGLWLAMREGVRRGLPKETFVDLVLFAVPIAIVCARAYYVLFEWHYYSKHLSEIPKVWQGGLAIHGGLIGAVATGVVFARVRGLSFWKLADIAAPSIILGQAVGRWGNFMNQEAHGGPVSRAFLESLHLPDSIINQMYIDGRYWHPTFLYESLWNLAGFCLLLWLRRVNLRRGELFLSYLIWYSVGRFWIEGMRTDSLMLAGSLRAAQVMSVALIVLSIVLWIVRRAKGWAKERYQD; this comes from the coding sequence ATGGACTCAACGATTCAGCCGCTCGACCGCGTGTTTTTGCATCTCGGTCCGATTACGATTTATTGGTACGGCGTCATTATCGGCACGGGCGTCTTGATCGGATTATGGCTGGCGATGCGCGAAGGGGTGCGGCGCGGCTTGCCGAAAGAGACGTTTGTCGATTTAGTGCTGTTTGCCGTGCCGATCGCCATTGTATGCGCGCGGGCGTACTACGTGCTGTTTGAATGGCACTATTATTCAAAGCATTTGTCCGAGATTCCAAAAGTTTGGCAAGGAGGTCTTGCTATTCACGGCGGTTTGATCGGGGCGGTGGCAACAGGCGTGGTGTTCGCCCGCGTGCGCGGGCTGTCGTTTTGGAAGCTCGCTGATATTGCTGCGCCGAGCATCATTTTAGGCCAGGCGGTCGGACGCTGGGGCAATTTTATGAACCAAGAGGCGCACGGCGGGCCCGTGTCGCGCGCGTTTCTGGAAAGCTTGCACTTGCCGGATTCGATCATCAACCAAATGTACATTGACGGCCGCTATTGGCATCCGACGTTTTTGTACGAATCGCTTTGGAATTTGGCCGGTTTTTGCCTTTTGCTTTGGCTCCGGCGCGTCAACTTGCGGCGCGGCGAGCTGTTTTTGTCATATTTGATTTGGTATTCCGTCGGCCGCTTCTGGATTGAAGGGATGCGAACCGACAGCTTGATGCTGGCCGGCAGTCTGCGCGCGGCGCAAGTGATGTCGGTGGCTCTCATCGTTCTTTCCATTGTGTTATGGATTGTAAGGCGGGCAAAAGGATGGGCTAAGGAGCGGTATCAAGATTAA
- the hisH gene encoding imidazole glycerol phosphate synthase subunit HisH: protein MTMIGIIDYGMGNLYSVSKALERLGCPYMVSGDKEVLAQACGLILPGVGSFRDAMHSLNETGLADFIREAVQGGTPLLGICLGMQLLFDESEENGPTKGLGLLHGRVVRFPGVTKTGEPYKVPHMGWNRLRFHRPSPLLDGVEEGHVYFVHSYYVVPGDEDVVLASSEYDVDVPAVVGRGCVFGTQFHPEKSGAVGMSILNNYVGIVTGRGNG, encoded by the coding sequence ATGACGATGATCGGGATCATCGACTATGGCATGGGCAACTTATACAGCGTCAGCAAAGCGCTCGAGCGGCTCGGCTGCCCGTATATGGTCAGCGGCGACAAAGAGGTGTTGGCGCAGGCGTGCGGGCTCATTTTGCCTGGGGTCGGATCGTTTCGCGATGCGATGCATAGTTTGAACGAGACAGGATTAGCGGATTTCATTCGCGAAGCGGTTCAAGGCGGCACGCCGCTGCTTGGCATTTGCTTAGGGATGCAGCTGTTGTTTGACGAAAGCGAGGAAAATGGACCGACAAAAGGGCTTGGGCTTCTGCACGGCCGTGTCGTCCGCTTTCCGGGCGTCACGAAAACCGGCGAGCCGTACAAAGTGCCGCATATGGGCTGGAACCGGCTCCGCTTCCATCGTCCGTCGCCGCTTCTTGACGGCGTCGAGGAAGGGCATGTGTATTTTGTCCATTCGTATTATGTCGTTCCGGGGGATGAGGACGTCGTGCTCGCGAGCAGCGAATATGACGTTGACGTTCCGGCGGTCGTCGGGCGCGGCTGCGTGTTTGGCACACAGTTTCATCCGGAAAAAAGCGGCGCGGTCGGCATGAGCATCTTGAACAATTATGTCGGCATCGTCACGGGAAGGGGGAATGGCTGA